A single region of the Pogoniulus pusillus isolate bPogPus1 chromosome Z, bPogPus1.pri, whole genome shotgun sequence genome encodes:
- the LOC135192978 gene encoding AF4/FMR2 family member 1-like — protein sequence MTNNTGKVIQYLDAALCFIEYGMALESDAPAPKSASSVFRDTIKLLKLITTTKSFLDSSSSSHEKILLVLSMRCQSVLHMAMLRHKRGTVRRYCRILSNHFERSLDT from the exons ATG ACCAACAACACTGGCAAGGTCATTCAGTACTTGGATGCTGCCCTTTGCTTCATTGAATATGGGATGGCCCTGGAATCAGATGCACCAGCACCCAAATCAGCTTCCAGTGTCTTCAGAGACACCATCAAGCTCCTCAA atTAATCACAACAACGAAATCTTTCTTGGattcctcatcatcctcacatgAAAAAATCCTTCTGGTGTTAAG CATGCGCTGCCAGTCTGTCCTGCACATGGCAATGCTGCGGCACAAGAGAGGCACTGTGAGGAGGTATTGCAGGATCCTGAGTAACCATTTTGAG AGATCCCTTGACACTTGA